Part of the Halomarina litorea genome is shown below.
CCGGCTCATCCGTTCAGGTCTGAGCATGGACGGCCTCCTTGAAGCGGTCGAGCACCTCCGCTACGACCTCGGGTTCGCGCTCGCGCGCCTGTGCTTCGAGTTCGGCCCGCTCGGTGCGGCCCGCCTCGAGGATGGACTCGCGTTCCTCCTCGATTCCCGCGCGGGCCTCGGCGAGACGCTCCTCTTCCATCTCGTCGGCCTCCGCGCGGGCCTGTTCGCGGATGTCGTCGGCACGTTCGCGGGCCTCGGAGATGCGCTCGTCGCGGTCCGCCTCCGCCTCGGCGACGATCTCGTCGGCCTCGCGCTCGGCCTCCTTGATGCGGTCAAGGACCTCGGGTCTGGCCATAATGATGTGGGGAGATAACCAGAGCGGCTATTTGGTAGTTGCGAAGCGCGCGCACGTTGCGAGCGCGGAGGCCTTCCTCCGTCGTCGCGTCCGCGAATCCGCAGAACTATGCCGCCCTGCGACCAATTACGAGCAATGGGAGTCCTCGAGAACAAGGCCCGCGCACGGCTGTTCTACAAGTACCTCTCGAAGGTGTACGACCAGGTGAACCCGTTCATCTGGAACGAGGAGATGCGCACGGAGGCCATCGACCTCTTCGGCGTCGAGGCCGGCGACAGGGTCCTCGACGTGGGCTGTGGCACCGGCTTCGCCACCGAGGGCCTGCTGGAGGTCACCGAGGACCTCTACGGTCTCGACCAGAGCCCCCACCAACTGGAGAAGGCCTACGAGAAGTTCGGCAAGCGCGGCCCCGTCCAGTTCCACCTCGGGGACGCCGAACGCCTGCCGTTCGCCGACGACTCCTTCGACGCCGTCTGGTCGTCGGGGTCCATCGAGTACTGGCCCGACCCGGTCGCGACGCTCGCGGAGTTCCGCCGCGTCGTCAAGCCCGGCGGGCCCGTCCTCGTCGTCGGCCCGAACTACCCTCGGTCAGGCGTGTTCCAGAAGCTCGCCGACGCCATCATGCTGTTCTACGACGCCGAGGAGGCAGACCGGATGTTCCGCGAGGCGGGCTTCGAGGAGTTCGACCACCACTTCCAGGGGCCGGACTACAGCCCCGAAATCGCCATCACGACCGTCGCACGCACCCCCGAGGCGGACACTGACGAGGCGGAAGTCGAGTCCACGGCCTAGACGCGCACCTCGCTCGTGGCGACCACCGACCCGTCGACGACGATTCTCACCTCGACGACGGACCCCTCGGAGAGCGGCGTGTTCGTCCCCGCGATGCTGAAGGCCCCCGTCGCACCCGGCTCCCACGAGCCACCCCACGCGCTGTTGAACGGCCCGGTGGGACCGCTCTCGAACCCCCGCGCCGCGAAGAACGGAACCGGGGGCTGGTGGGCGATGGGCGACCCGTCGACCCGCACCCGCACCGACAGGTCCTCGACCGGGAGCGGGTCGCCTGCGAGGTAGGTCACAGCGATTCGCCCCGAGGCGTCGGCGTCGACGTCGAACGCGGCGGCGGGCGGCGGGTCGGGCGGTTCGACGGCCAGCGTCGTGGTACCGACGCCCGCCGCGAGGAGGACGACCAGCGCGACGAGGAGGACGCTCGCGAGCGGTGCGGACGCTCGGTCGCCGGCGTCGGGCGCAGCGGTCGGGGACGGGCGTGACACGGGGGGGACTGGCCCTGGCATCCTACAAGAACGTCAGGACCGCTGGATGGACTGCTGTTCGCGGGCGAAGACGGTCGCCGTCACCCGCTGGCCGCGGTACTCGGCCGTGACGGTCACGAGCACCGACCGGGGCGTCACGGTCCAGAGGGACCCGTCCGTCCCCGTGCGCCCGATGCTCTCGTTGTTGACCGATATCTCGGCGTCGAGGCGCTCGCCCGCCGCGTCGGTGACGGTGACGTTGAGGGGGCCGCTCTCGTGGGTCCGCCCGAGCGTGAGCGTCAGCCCCGCCGTCTCGTTGGTCTTCGCCTTGGTCGTCGTGGGGACGAGCGAGAGGTCCTTCGCCTGGTACTCCGCGAACACCCGGTCGCTCCCGCCGTCGAGGAACGTGGTCAAGGTCCCGTGCGGGTGGTCCATCACCACCTGGTAGATGCCGGCGTTGCTGAGCGTGCTGCTGCTGGTGGGTATCTCCACCCCGATGAACGAGGTGGCCCACGGGTAGAGTTCGCTCGCCCGCGAGATGACCTGGTTTATCTGGTGGTTGCCGCTCTCGCCGCGGTACCGGTTGGGAGCGTCGGGGTCCCGGAGGCCGTCGACGTACGCCTCGCGAAGGAACAACCGCCGGCCGTTGCGCTCGACGACCCCGCTCAGGACGACCGAGCGCTCGGTCGTCTCGACGAACACGCGGGCCGGCGGGACGCGCCCGGCGTGGACGGACTGGAGGTGGTCCCGGACGGGGCCGGTCAGCGGGACGAGGTCGGCGCGGATGCGGCCGAGTCGCTCCGCGGTCACGTCGGACCCCGGCGTGCGCAGGCGGTAGCTGTCGAGGCGGTCGACGGTCGTGCCCAGTCGGTCGGCCGCGGCGCTGACCTCCGTGAGCGTCCGGACGAACGCCCCCGTCGAGAGGTCGCCGTCGTTGTACTCGCGGAGCGCCTCCCGTTCCCGCTGGCGGAGCGCCTCTGTCCGGTTCTCGGTCAGGCGGGTGTAGCGTTCGAGGACCGCCCGTCGACCCGCGTCCGACTCGGCGGCGGAGAACGCCGCCCGGAGCGTCTCGGCGTGGAGCCGACCGTCGAGGGTCGCCGACTCCGCGGCGAGCGTCGCCGAGAGGTCGAGCGAGGAGTCGTTGTAGGCGGTCACGACGACCTCGCCCCGCGGGGGCGCGAGGTAGTTCGTCGTGTCCGTGACGCAGACGACGAACGTGTCGTCGCTGCAGTCGTCCGAGCGGCGGAAGGCGGTGAGCGGGGCGGTCGAGGGCGAGTCGGGACCCGGGCGGGGCGACCCGGCGTCGGCGGGGGCGGAGTGTGCAGGCGGGGCGGTCCCCGGCGTCGGCTGGCCGGCCGCGTTCGGGGACAGCGGGACCGCCGCGACCCCGACCGAGAGGACACAGCAGACCGCCAGCAACGACAGGAGGACGCGACGCATTTGCTACGTGAATGCGACCGGAAATATAAAAAGACGCCCCTCCGAGAGATTCGTTCACAGGTCACGACGATGGAAAGCGTTTTCCTGTCCGGGTGAAGAGTCGCCTACGTATGCGGTCCGGGACGCACGCCGCCCTCCACATCGCCGTTTGTCTGCTCGTGCTCGCCGGACCGGGGCTGGCGGCACAGACAGCGCCGACCGACGGCGCCTCCGACGCCACCGGTACCACCATCACCATCGAGGTGCGCCCGGGCGGCGACGCGCGGGTCACCGTCTCGACCGCCTTCGCGCTCAACGGCTCCAACGAGACGAGCGCGTTCGCCGACCTCGCCGAGGACTTCGAACGGGGCGATGGGCGGGCCGGCTACTCCATCGCCCCGTTCGAGCGTGCCGCCGCCGCCGCCAGCGAGGCGACGGGACGGCAGATGACCGTGACCGACGTGCGCTACGAGGCGAGCGTCGAGAACGGGACGACCCCGGGCAACGCGACCGGCCGCCTCGCGCTCTCCTTCGAGTGGCAGAACTTCTCGGTCGTCGACGGGGACACCGTGCGCCTCGGCGACGCCTTCGAGACGCCGAACGGGACGTGGCTCCCCGGACTCACCGCCGACCAGCGACTCGTCGTCGAGGTCCCGGAGGGGTACACCCTGCTCGACGCCGACGCCCCCATCGAGGACGGGGCGCTGGTCTGGCGCGGCCCGACCGACTTCGACGACGACGACCTGGACGTGGTCCTCGAACGCGGCCAGACCACCACCACGCCGACGCCGGGACCGAACGGGACCGACGCGTCGGGACCGAACGGGACCGACCCGCCCGGCGAGGACCCCGAGGGCCTCACGGCACCGCTGTTCGGGAGTGTCGCACTCGTCGTCGGCACCGTCGCCCTCGGGGCGTACGCGCTGTCCTCGCGCGACGACGACCTGCCGTCGCCCGCCGCGACCGCCGACCTCGACGGTGGTGGCGGGGACTCCGGGACCGCCCCCGGGGCGAACGGGCCGGCCGCCGTCGGTGCCGGCGCGGTCGAGGAGGCCGACGGGGCCGTCGCACCGCCGCCGGACGACGGCATCGACGAGGAACTGCTGAGCGACGAGGAGCGCGTCGAACGCCTGCTCCGGTCGAACGGCGGGCGGATGCGGCAGGCCGACATCGTCATCGAGACGGGGTGGTCGAACGCGAAGGTCTCCCAACTGCTCTCGGCGATGGACGAGGAAGACCGGGTGGACAAACTCCGAATCGGCCGCGAGAACCTCATCAGCCTGCCGGGCGTCGAGACGGGAATCGGCGTCAACGACGAGTGACACGGCCCGCTGACGGTTTCTAAACGTTTAACCCGGC
Proteins encoded:
- a CDS encoding type IV pilin, with amino-acid sequence MSRPSPTAAPDAGDRASAPLASVLLVALVVLLAAGVGTTTLAVEPPDPPPAAAFDVDADASGRIAVTYLAGDPLPVEDLSVRVRVDGSPIAHQPPVPFFAARGFESGPTGPFNSAWGGSWEPGATGAFSIAGTNTPLSEGSVVEVRIVVDGSVVATSEVRV
- a CDS encoding alanine and proline-rich secreted protein Apa — its product is MRRVLLSLLAVCCVLSVGVAAVPLSPNAAGQPTPGTAPPAHSAPADAGSPRPGPDSPSTAPLTAFRRSDDCSDDTFVVCVTDTTNYLAPPRGEVVVTAYNDSSLDLSATLAAESATLDGRLHAETLRAAFSAAESDAGRRAVLERYTRLTENRTEALRQREREALREYNDGDLSTGAFVRTLTEVSAAADRLGTTVDRLDSYRLRTPGSDVTAERLGRIRADLVPLTGPVRDHLQSVHAGRVPPARVFVETTERSVVLSGVVERNGRRLFLREAYVDGLRDPDAPNRYRGESGNHQINQVISRASELYPWATSFIGVEIPTSSSTLSNAGIYQVVMDHPHGTLTTFLDGGSDRVFAEYQAKDLSLVPTTTKAKTNETAGLTLTLGRTHESGPLNVTVTDAAGERLDAEISVNNESIGRTGTDGSLWTVTPRSVLVTVTAEYRGQRVTATVFAREQQSIQRS
- a CDS encoding methyltransferase domain-containing protein, whose amino-acid sequence is MGVLENKARARLFYKYLSKVYDQVNPFIWNEEMRTEAIDLFGVEAGDRVLDVGCGTGFATEGLLEVTEDLYGLDQSPHQLEKAYEKFGKRGPVQFHLGDAERLPFADDSFDAVWSSGSIEYWPDPVATLAEFRRVVKPGGPVLVVGPNYPRSGVFQKLADAIMLFYDAEEADRMFREAGFEEFDHHFQGPDYSPEIAITTVARTPEADTDEAEVESTA
- the ahaH gene encoding ATP synthase archaeal subunit H, with the translated sequence MARPEVLDRIKEAEREADEIVAEAEADRDERISEARERADDIREQARAEADEMEEERLAEARAGIEEERESILEAGRTERAELEAQAREREPEVVAEVLDRFKEAVHAQT
- a CDS encoding helix-turn-helix transcriptional regulator encodes the protein MRSGTHAALHIAVCLLVLAGPGLAAQTAPTDGASDATGTTITIEVRPGGDARVTVSTAFALNGSNETSAFADLAEDFERGDGRAGYSIAPFERAAAAASEATGRQMTVTDVRYEASVENGTTPGNATGRLALSFEWQNFSVVDGDTVRLGDAFETPNGTWLPGLTADQRLVVEVPEGYTLLDADAPIEDGALVWRGPTDFDDDDLDVVLERGQTTTTPTPGPNGTDASGPNGTDPPGEDPEGLTAPLFGSVALVVGTVALGAYALSSRDDDLPSPAATADLDGGGGDSGTAPGANGPAAVGAGAVEEADGAVAPPPDDGIDEELLSDEERVERLLRSNGGRMRQADIVIETGWSNAKVSQLLSAMDEEDRVDKLRIGRENLISLPGVETGIGVNDE